The genomic DNA TGATACAAGTAGAGTACGGTTTTTTTATTAAGAATAAAGCTTATAGGGTCGATTTAGCAACCTTTTCGAGGCAAGCAAAGCCTTTGTTATTATGTGAGTGTAAGGCGCCAACTATTAAACTTACTAATAAAACAATAAGTCAGGCCGCAATGTACAACTATCGAGAACAAGCACCTTATATATTTATTACAAACGGTATAAGTCATTATTGTTTTTTTTATAATGGTACCGAATGGATAAAACAAAATAAAATACCCGATTTTAAAGACTTTATGTAATATTATAAATAATAATCAACGATGTTTATCGTTTTCATCAAAAAACATACTTAAATAATTTCGGTAACGCGTTTCATGAATCATGCCATTTATTACACCATCTTTTACAGCACAATAAGGCTCGTTGGTATGTGTGCAATTGTAATATTTGCATTGCGAAGTTAGTTTAAAAATTTCGGGGAAGTAATGAAACAATTCTTCTTTTTTAATGTCAATAAAGCTAAAACCTTTAATGCCAGGTGTGTCAATAACATATCCGCCTATGGTAAGAGGAAACATTTGCGAGAATGTTGTGGTGTGTTTCCCTTTAAAGTGAACAAGCGAAATATCTTGAACTTTCAAATTTAATGATGGTTCAATTCTATTGATTATAGAAGACTTGCCTACACCTGAATTACCTGCTATGAGGTTTAATTTATTTTGCATGTGTATTTTTAGCTTTTCTATTCCTTCGCCGCTTATAGTTGATATTTTAAAAATGGGGTAACCCGCTTTTTGATATATGTGTTCAAATTCTGTTACTTGTTCGCTTAGCTCTGCATATAAATCGCACTTGTTTAAAATAATAGCAGCCGGAACTCGATAAGCCTCGGCACTAACTAAAAAACGATCGATAAATTCCAGATTGGTTTCTGGGAATAACAAAGTTACAACCAAGTATGCACAATCGATATTGGCAGCTAATACATGTTTTTGCTTAGACAAATTGACCGACTTTCGAACGATATAATTTTTCCGCTCGTAAATGTCAACTATAATGCCACTACCATCAGATATGAGATTGATTTCTACCCAATCGCCAACAACTACAGGATTTGTGCTTTTAGATTCTTGTAAACGTAATTTGCCTTTCAGAACACAATCGATTTGTCTGTTCTCATTAACAATAACCGTGTATTGATTGCCAACAACTTTTACTACTAAACCTTTCATATGCAAACGTAAAAAAATATATTTTAAATGCCAAATCAATGCTTTCCAAAATAATTTAAAAAATAATAACTGTTGATAAT from Bacteroidales bacterium includes the following:
- a CDS encoding type I restriction enzyme HsdR N-terminal domain-containing protein; its protein translation is MNYQKLYPILNFPNVELFVEQRDDKWFIYDVIRKKYIVLTPEEWVRQHLIHYLINYLNYPASLIQVEYGFFIKNKAYRVDLATFSRQAKPLLLCECKAPTIKLTNKTISQAAMYNYREQAPYIFITNGISHYCFFYNGTEWIKQNKIPDFKDFM
- the rsgA gene encoding ribosome small subunit-dependent GTPase A, producing MKGLVVKVVGNQYTVIVNENRQIDCVLKGKLRLQESKSTNPVVVGDWVEINLISDGSGIIVDIYERKNYIVRKSVNLSKQKHVLAANIDCAYLVVTLLFPETNLEFIDRFLVSAEAYRVPAAIILNKCDLYAELSEQVTEFEHIYQKAGYPIFKISTISGEGIEKLKIHMQNKLNLIAGNSGVGKSSIINRIEPSLNLKVQDISLVHFKGKHTTTFSQMFPLTIGGYVIDTPGIKGFSFIDIKKEELFHYFPEIFKLTSQCKYYNCTHTNEPYCAVKDGVINGMIHETRYRNYLSMFFDENDKHR